TTAATGACAGCTTCAAGCGTCGCAATGCTGCCATCGTGCATGTAAGGCGCGGTGTAGGCGATGTTACGCAGTGTCGGCGGGCGGAACAGGCCTTTGTCGCGTTCTTCGCCGGTGATGGCGAAAACACCTCTGTCAAATTCCACAGCGCTTTGCTCTGCGTAGAGGCCGGTGTTGTGAAAACCGCGCACGCTGCTGGTTGTGCCGGCGTGCACGGTGGATAAACTGAAATTAAAACCGCTGTGGCAGTGTTTGCATTCCAGGCGTTCCGACATGAATAATTCGAGGCCGCGCAATTCCCGATCGTTGAGAATATCTTCGCCGTAATACGCGTAGCGATCGAAACGTGAGTTAAAAGAGACCAAACTGCGCACATAGCTGGCAAGGGCTTTTACGGTGTTATCCATGGTAAAAAGCCGACTGGTTTGTGGGAAGGCTGCGCTAAATAGCTGTTGGTAAGCGGTATCGTTTTGGAGGCGCTGTAAAATTTTTATTTCCTGTTGCGTGGCTCCCATTTCAACGGGGTTTTCGTTGTAAAGCGGAATTAAGATTTGTCGCTCCAGGGTTTTTAATTCTGGGTGCGCCCAGGTGTATGTGGCATTGTAGGCTACGTTGGTAAGGCTCAGCGCATTGCGAAAATGTTTTTCGCCCGTAGAGCCAATCGATGTTGTGCGAGCTTCGGAAAATGCGTGTTCAGGCTTGTGGCAGCTGGCGCATGCCTGGGTGCCATTACCACTCAGTTGTGGATCGAAAAACAATTTTTCCCCCAGCGTTACTTTTTCAACCGTCATTGGGTTGTCGGCAGGTGTCGGAGGCGGACTGAAACCGGGGGGAAGCTGCCATTGCCAGGGTGTGGATTTCTCTGCACAACCGACCGTGAATAATAAAATCCAGACGCTTAGCCAATATCGTTTTTTCATTTCACAGTAAATAAGGTTTGCGCAGCGCAATTGTTAACACAACGGCCCGTATTAGCGTCCAGTGCCAGGGTGTTGAGCAATGCTGTGCAGATTTTTTGCTGATTAAAATTCATGGTGCAGTTAACGTTTTGGTGATGCGCAATCTCAGCGGTTAACGCGGTTAAATCCACAATAATCACGTCGGAACCCGGCACATACTCTGGCAAGTTTACTTGTACCCGATTGCTTTGATCGCAGGGCGTTTCTGGTGGGCGAAGCGATGAGGGGGAGCGACATCCAGTGCTGCCTAAATGAAATGCCCATTTTTGCGGTGCTTCAGCATCGATACGTAAAAATTTATACCCTTGTTGCCAGCTCCAAAACATGGCACTGTCGTTGAGTGGCGCAACGGCGGTGAGCGGATTGTGATGATTGAGAGCTTGCGGTACGCCAAGCGTAAATCCCAAGCCTTGAAGATCCCGCGTGGTGTTTACCCGGGCCTTTAAATGTTGTTGCCTTGTCTTGTTATTAAGTACCAGTAGAGCGATGTGATTATTGTTTTGGCCGTTTTGAAACTGCACTGGGTGTGCCTGCCCGCTGTGTTCGTAAACCTGAACATCACTTATATAAAATGCGACGTTAGTAACGTTTTGGTTTGGCTGTTGTAATACAAATTCAAGATCGAATGTTTGGGATTTCTGGCCGCAGCCGAAGCATGTCATTAGAAGGAACAACATGCCGAGATTACAACTATTTACGAATGTAAGTTTCAACTTGGCATCAATCATTATTATGCTTGTAACGATTTATACGTAAACTACCGATTTAAGAATTTGTATGCGCTCCTTATTAACATATCACGGAACACCGCAGGCTATGGAAGCTTTTAAAAGTTATTTATTGTTACTTATTTTGTTGCTGGGAGCGGTTTGCAACCCAGCTTTGGCGGATGATGCCAAGCCGCGATACGTTAGCGGTGACGGCAGTGATAGCGGCTTGTGTACCAATGCCTTCCGCCCGTGTCGCAGCCTGGCGTACGCGGTTTTAAAAGCGGGTAAATTTGACCCGGTGTTAATTGCCGCCGGTGAGTATCAGGTTGCAGATCTCGACCATCTGGTAATGCTGCTTAGCAGTAATCTCAAGGCTGGCCTGGATCGCATCAGCGGCTATACCACCCAGGATCGCGAGCGCTTCGTATCGACCCTCAGCGGAGTACCACTGGAATACCGTAATTATTTCGAAGCCAGAGGCTTTAAAGTGATTGTCGATACCAAAGGTGCGGCCATCGCCAAGAGCAAATTGCAGCACTTTCAGCAAAAACTCAGTGTCACCGCGAGCAATCAAACGCAAACACCCTGCGTTTCCGGGCGTGCCGGCAGCTACCCCTGTTCCAATATCGATTTATTGAATCACACCAATCTCGCCAGCCTGGGTGGCGGTGCAGCATCGGATATCTGGGGTTTTGTCGATCTGAATACGCAGCGCGAATATGTGATTATCGGGCTGGATCGCGGTGCTGCGGTGGTTGATGTGACCGACCCTGCAGCGCCCGAAGTCATTGGTACTCACAGCGGCCGTAGTTCTACCTGGCGCGATGTCAAAATCCTGCAAACCTGGGATACCGGTGCCTCACGTTGGCGCGCCTACGCTTATGTGTCCACAGAAGCCAGCATGGGGCTCACCATTCTCGATTTGAGTAATCTGCCTAACGGTTTTTCTGAAATTCGTGACACCAGCGACATTCTCACCGCGCACAATGTTTACCTCATTAACGCCGACTACGCCATGGGTGTACCGCTCAACAACAGTGAGCCCTTACTTACTGTGGCCGGCTCTAACAAACGTAGCGGCAGCTATCGCCTATTGAGCCTCCAGAACCCCAGTGCCCCGCAATTGCTGGAATACAGCAGCGCCGGCTACATGCACGATGCCGCGTCGATAAAAATTCGTGACTCGCGGCAAACCTCGCAGTGCGCCAACGCAGCGGCTGCAGAAAGTTGCTGGTTACTGGCAGACTTCAACGAAGATACTATCGATATCTGGGACCTTACCCTGCCGCAAAGCCCTGTTCGCCTCTCTCAAACCAGTTACGCCGGTGCATCCTATGTGCATTCGGGTTGGTGGAGCGAAGATGGCATGTTGTTGTTTGTGCAGGATGAGCTGGACGAAGCCTACAACGGCCAGAACACCGCAGTACGCATATTTAACATGGCCAATCTAACGCAACCACAGCTGTTGAGCACTTGGCGCAGCGACAATCGCGCCATAGATCACAACGGCTTTGTTCGCGGCAATCGTTACTACATGAGCCATTATCTTGAAGGCCTCACGGTTATTGATTTCAGCAACCCCGCGGCACCTCAAACCAGCGCCTATTTCGATACCTTTCC
The Alteromonadaceae bacterium 2753L.S.0a.02 DNA segment above includes these coding regions:
- a CDS encoding cytochrome c peroxidase gives rise to the protein MKKRYWLSVWILLFTVGCAEKSTPWQWQLPPGFSPPPTPADNPMTVEKVTLGEKLFFDPQLSGNGTQACASCHKPEHAFSEARTTSIGSTGEKHFRNALSLTNVAYNATYTWAHPELKTLERQILIPLYNENPVEMGATQQEIKILQRLQNDTAYQQLFSAAFPQTSRLFTMDNTVKALASYVRSLVSFNSRFDRYAYYGEDILNDRELRGLELFMSERLECKHCHSGFNFSLSTVHAGTTSSVRGFHNTGLYAEQSAVEFDRGVFAITGEERDKGLFRPPTLRNIAYTAPYMHDGSIATLEAVINFYAAGGREVSDGKYVGDGRLHKNKSVFLHGFEITEEEKLDLVAFLLTLSDESFVGDK
- a CDS encoding putative repeat protein (TIGR04052 family) — its product is MIDAKLKLTFVNSCNLGMLFLLMTCFGCGQKSQTFDLEFVLQQPNQNVTNVAFYISDVQVYEHSGQAHPVQFQNGQNNNHIALLVLNNKTRQQHLKARVNTTRDLQGLGFTLGVPQALNHHNPLTAVAPLNDSAMFWSWQQGYKFLRIDAEAPQKWAFHLGSTGCRSPSSLRPPETPCDQSNRVQVNLPEYVPGSDVIIVDLTALTAEIAHHQNVNCTMNFNQQKICTALLNTLALDANTGRCVNNCAAQTLFTVK
- a CDS encoding choice-of-anchor B domain-containing protein, with translation MEAFKSYLLLLILLLGAVCNPALADDAKPRYVSGDGSDSGLCTNAFRPCRSLAYAVLKAGKFDPVLIAAGEYQVADLDHLVMLLSSNLKAGLDRISGYTTQDRERFVSTLSGVPLEYRNYFEARGFKVIVDTKGAAIAKSKLQHFQQKLSVTASNQTQTPCVSGRAGSYPCSNIDLLNHTNLASLGGGAASDIWGFVDLNTQREYVIIGLDRGAAVVDVTDPAAPEVIGTHSGRSSTWRDVKILQTWDTGASRWRAYAYVSTEASMGLTILDLSNLPNGFSEIRDTSDILTAHNVYLINADYAMGVPLNNSEPLLTVAGSNKRSGSYRLLSLQNPSAPQLLEYSSAGYMHDAASIKIRDSRQTSQCANAAAAESCWLLADFNEDTIDIWDLTLPQSPVRLSQTSYAGASYVHSGWWSEDGMLLFVQDELDEAYNGQNTAVRIFNMANLTQPQLLSTWRSDNRAIDHNGFVRGNRYYMSHYLEGLTVIDFSNPAAPQTSAYFDTFPASSATAFDGAWGVYPFLPSGTLAISDISGGLYLVKEAGTPNANGKFAFALNRLAGVEGDTVQVTVERQGGSLGAAQVAVEVQYLTANSADLTSNTETLSWSNGDSEPKNISLTLLEDGSDEGIEMLAVRLVKPSGARTTQPDIAFVAISDVAAVSELAPLTSEISTTRSRVMVPIKRKGSSQGDVSVSWQLSDSVAASPASGQIAWSDGDTSTKTLALNLAADTTAFELQLSDAENAEVHNSTVAITRSAATPSPSPVVTPTLEPGTAGVTGGSGSGGGAIGWLALFLASVSVLRGFRRKS